The following are from one region of the Quercus robur chromosome 1, dhQueRobu3.1, whole genome shotgun sequence genome:
- the LOC126689430 gene encoding protein FLC EXPRESSOR isoform X2 yields MSRRNHHREIQVPLSRIEDRRGGLLLHGSRSHHPHSLILEDRIAIQHREIQSLLGDNQQLASAHVALKHDLSAAQHDLRVLSVTASDIKAERDAEIRDVYERSLKLDAEARAVDAMTSELARVQADLHQFGSARQDLTAQLQALEDDLARVREDSQEVPEIKAEIEIMRKEIQRGRAAIEYEKKTRVSNLEQRKVMERSMISMANEIEKLHAELANAEKRARAAVAAATAANPSPGYTTSYGNPDMAYGGNSYPDPYGINKEQYPNS; encoded by the exons atgTCCAGACGAAACCACCACCGCGAAATCCAAGTCCCACTCTCCCGAATCGAAGACCGTCGTGGTGGTCTCCTCCTCCACGGTAGTAGGTCCCACCACCCTCACTCGTTGATCCTCGAAGACCGCATCGCCATCCAACACCGCGAGATCCAATCCCTCCTCGGCGATAACCAACAGCTCGCCTCCGCACACGTGGCACTCAAACACGACCTCTCCGCTGCTCAGCACGACCTTCGCGTCTTATCGGTCACCGCCTCCGATATCAAGGCCGAGAGAGACGCTGAAATCAGAGACGTCTACGAGAGGTCCTTGAAGCTCGACGCCGAGGCTCGAGCCGTCGATGCTATGACGTCAGAGCTCGCTCGTGTCCAAGCTGACTTGCATCAATTCGGCTCGGCGCGCCAGGACCTCACGGCGCAGCTTCAGGCCCTCGAGGACGACCTTGCGAGGGTTCGTGAGGACTCGCAGGAGGTTCCGGAGATTAAGGCCGAGATTGAGATCATGCGCAAGGAAATTCAGAGAGGaag GGCTGCTATTGAATATGAGAAGAAAACGCGTGTTAGTAACCTTGAGCAAAGGAAGGTAATGGAGAGAAGTATGATTTCCATGgctaatgaaattgaaaaactaCATGCAGAGCTAGCTAATGCTGAGAAGAGAGCAAGAGCTGCAGTTGCTGCAGCCACAGCAGCAAACCCAA GTCCTGGTTATACTACAAGCTATGGTAATCCTGATATGGCATATGGAGGAAATTCATACCCTGATCCCTATGGCATTAATAAG GAGCAGTACCCTAACTCTTAA
- the LOC126689430 gene encoding protein FLC EXPRESSOR isoform X1, producing the protein MSRRNHHREIQVPLSRIEDRRGGLLLHGSRSHHPHSLILEDRIAIQHREIQSLLGDNQQLASAHVALKHDLSAAQHDLRVLSVTASDIKAERDAEIRDVYERSLKLDAEARAVDAMTSELARVQADLHQFGSARQDLTAQLQALEDDLARVREDSQEVPEIKAEIEIMRKEIQRGRAAIEYEKKTRVSNLEQRKVMERSMISMANEIEKLHAELANAEKRARAAVAAATAANPSPGYTTSYGNPDMAYGGNSYPDPYGINKVQGAANAGPQFVSGAILNGPYDTQQTHVHR; encoded by the exons atgTCCAGACGAAACCACCACCGCGAAATCCAAGTCCCACTCTCCCGAATCGAAGACCGTCGTGGTGGTCTCCTCCTCCACGGTAGTAGGTCCCACCACCCTCACTCGTTGATCCTCGAAGACCGCATCGCCATCCAACACCGCGAGATCCAATCCCTCCTCGGCGATAACCAACAGCTCGCCTCCGCACACGTGGCACTCAAACACGACCTCTCCGCTGCTCAGCACGACCTTCGCGTCTTATCGGTCACCGCCTCCGATATCAAGGCCGAGAGAGACGCTGAAATCAGAGACGTCTACGAGAGGTCCTTGAAGCTCGACGCCGAGGCTCGAGCCGTCGATGCTATGACGTCAGAGCTCGCTCGTGTCCAAGCTGACTTGCATCAATTCGGCTCGGCGCGCCAGGACCTCACGGCGCAGCTTCAGGCCCTCGAGGACGACCTTGCGAGGGTTCGTGAGGACTCGCAGGAGGTTCCGGAGATTAAGGCCGAGATTGAGATCATGCGCAAGGAAATTCAGAGAGGaag GGCTGCTATTGAATATGAGAAGAAAACGCGTGTTAGTAACCTTGAGCAAAGGAAGGTAATGGAGAGAAGTATGATTTCCATGgctaatgaaattgaaaaactaCATGCAGAGCTAGCTAATGCTGAGAAGAGAGCAAGAGCTGCAGTTGCTGCAGCCACAGCAGCAAACCCAA GTCCTGGTTATACTACAAGCTATGGTAATCCTGATATGGCATATGGAGGAAATTCATACCCTGATCCCTATGGCATTAATAAG GTTCAAGGTGCTGCTAATGCTGGTCCTCAATTCGTTTCTGGAGCAATCCTGAATGGCCCTTATGACACACAACAAACACATGTACATAGATAG